In the genome of Thunnus maccoyii chromosome 15, fThuMac1.1, whole genome shotgun sequence, one region contains:
- the LOC121913479 gene encoding major histocompatibility complex class I-related gene protein-like, with amino-acid sequence MLLLFCHVASTVKYSLTFSVTVSSGVPNIPHYIGILNIDEVQMTYLDSNIKRSQPRQDWVKKLMEDDPQHWEINTQNFFQYQQLFKVESDTFKQSLNQTAGVQIDQLMFGCEWDDETEKVDGHKKYGYNGEDVLTFDPKTETWITATPQAAIAKQKWDGNKASNGFWKNFLITICPTWLKNYLKVGKRFLQRKELPSVSLLQKTPSSPVSCHTTGFYPHRADMFWSKDEEELHEDMERGEILPNHDGSFQMSVDLNLSSVTPEEWSRYKCVFQLSGVNDNIITKLDKAVIRTNWGKNVIRNDKEKPSNVTIPIIATLVVLAAVIIAVTGFIVYKKKKAKSPPPSPDNSTELSEKLNPET; translated from the exons ATGTTACTCCTCTTCTGTCATGTTGCATCCACAG TGAAATACTCCTTGACGTTTTCCGTCACTGTGTCTTCTGGAGTACCAAATATCCCACATTATATCGGCATATTAAACATTGATGAAGTTCAGATGACTTACTTGGACAGCAACATCAAAAGATCACAACCCAGACAGGACTGGGTGAAAAAATTAATGGAAGATGATCCACAACACTGGGAAATTAACACTCAGAACTTCTTTCAGTATCAGCAGCTCTTCAAAGTTGAAAGTGACACTTTTAAACAGAGCTTAAACCAAACTGCAG gtGTCCAAATTGACCAGCTGATGTTTGGCTGTGAATGGGATGATGAGACAGAAAAGGTTGATGGTCATAAAAAGTATGGTTATAATGGAGAAGACGTCCTTACATTTGACCCAAAGACAGAGACTTGGATCACTGCAACACCACAGGCTGCAATAGCTAAACAGAAGTGGGATGGAAATAAAGCTAGTAATGGCTTTTGGAAGAACTTCCTCATCACCATTTGTCCTACATGGTTGAAGAACTATTTGAAAGTTGGGAAGAGATTTCTGCAGCGCAAAG agcttccctcagtgtctctcctccagaagactccctcctctccagtcagctgccacACTACAGGTTTCTACCCTCACAGAGCCGATATGTTCTGGAGTAAGGATGAAGAGGAGCTTCATGAGGACATGGAACGCGGAGAGATCCTTCCCAACCACGACGGATCCTTCCAGATGAGTGTTGACCTGAACCTTTCATCAGTTACACCTGAAGAATGGAGTAGgtacaaatgtgtgtttcagctgtCTGGTGTGAACGACAACATCATCACCAAACTGGACAAAGCAGTGATCAGGACCAACTGGGGGAAAAATGTGATTAGAAATGACAAAG AGAAGCCCAGTAACGTGACCATCCCCATCATTGCTACACTGGTTGTTCTTGCTGCTGTCATCATTGCTGTTACTGGATTCATagtttacaaaaagaaaaaag ccaAAAGTCCTCCACCTT CCCCTGACAACAGCACTGAGCTGTCTGAGAAACTAAATCCAGAAACctga
- the LOC121913609 gene encoding major histocompatibility complex class I-related gene protein-like, whose amino-acid sequence MKTMEFVFLLIFFPVTLSVKHSLKFFFTTSSGVKNFPDFVAVGMVDEVPMGYCDSIRKIIEAKQDWTQKLIEDDPHLLEWYTHKCVLNQYDYKAHIDILKQQLNQTEGVHIFQRMNGCEWDDETGEVNGFAQFGYDGEDFIAFDPKTLTWIAPKPQAVITKQRWDRERIYNEMWKNFFTQLCPELVKRCLDYGKSSLLRTELPSVSLLQKTPSSPVSCHATGFYPHRAEMFWRKDGEELHEDVEHGEILPNHDGSFQMSVDLNLSSIIPEDWRRYECVFHLSGVKDNIVTRLDKTVIRTNWVSPSEFPAGPVIGGVVGLLLLAVCITGVFFWRRKDNGFRPANPSDSSSFETSLVKDAALN is encoded by the exons ATGAAGACGatggagtttgtttttctgctcatctTCTTTCCTGTCACACTTTCAG TGAAACACTCACTGAAGTTTTTCTTCACAACGTCCTCTGGAGTCAAAAACTTCCCAGATTTTGTGGCTGTTGGGATGGTTGATGAAGTTCCAATGGGTTACTGTGACAGCATCAGAAAGATAATAGAAGCCAAACAGGATTGGACACAAAAACTGATTGAAGATGATCCACACCTCTTGGAGTGGTACACGCataagtgtgtgttaaaccaaTATGACTACAAAGCtcacattgacattttgaagcagcaactgaaccaaactgaag gtgtccaCATCTTCCAGAGGATGAACGGCTGTGAATGGGATGATGAGACTGGAGAGGTTAATGGTTTCGCTCAGTTTGGTTATGATGGAGAAGACTTCATAGCATTCGACCCGAAGACACTGACATGGATCGCTCCAAAACCACAAGCTGTCATCACCAAACAAAGgtgggacagagagagaatataCAATGAAATGTGGAAAAACTTCTTCACCCAGCTTTGCCCTGAGTTAGTGAAGAGGTGTTTGGACTACGGGAAAAGCTCTCTGCTGAGAACAG AGCTTCCCTCGGTGTCTCTCCTCCagaagactccctcctctccgGTCAGCTGCCACGCTACAGGTTTCTACCCTCACAGAGCCGAgatgttctggaggaaagatggagaggagcttcaTGAGGACGTGGAACATGGAGAGATCCTCCCCAACCATGATGGATCCTTCCAGATGAGTGTTGACCTGAACCTTTCATCAATCATTcctgaagactggaggaggtacgaatgtgtgtttcatctctctggtgTGAAGGACAACATTGTCACCAGACTGGATAAAACAGTGATCAGAACCAACTGGG TTTCTCCCTCAGAGTTCCCTGCTGGTCCTGTTATTGGAGGTGTTGTAGGACTGCTGCTCCTGGCAGTCTGCATCACTGGAGTCTTCTTCTGGAGAAGGAAAGATAATG